From a region of the Sminthopsis crassicaudata isolate SCR6 chromosome 6, ASM4859323v1, whole genome shotgun sequence genome:
- the MRPS26 gene encoding small ribosomal subunit protein mS26, giving the protein MRRDRRQVRLAVPECLAARAMLGAVGRLGRSVRPPAPAPSLPLLLPPARGRKSRHDPPAKSKIGRLRTPTPVDPVEMYLLTERYKSYRQIVRALRLEFMEEIWKKTYEEKYGRLKAIQDAEEHKQLMAWNQAENARQQALRISRFQRQEQEQERLRAQEEMQKAQEMEAFLREKEKEVLQLQEDAKTFITKDNLEEKIEAALNNPQNYNWALTKEGHVIRPPRGT; this is encoded by the exons ATGCGCAGGGATAGGAGACAGGTCAGACTCGCTGTCCCAGAATGTCTCGCGGCTAGGGCCATGCTCGGAGCGGTAGGCCGCTTGGGCCGCTCGGTCAGGCCTCCGGCCCCGGCTCCTTCTTTACCACTACTGCTGCCGCCCGCGCGAGGCCGCAAGAGCCGCCATGACCCGCCCGCCAAGTCCAAGATCGGGCGCTTGCGAACTCCGACCCCCGTAGATCCCGTCGAGATGTATTTATTAACGGAGCGCTACAAGAGTTACAGGCAGATCGTACGCGCGCTCAG gcttgaattcatggaggagatttggaaaaaaacataTGAAGAGAAATATGGGAGACTGAAAGCTATACAGGATGCTGAGGAACACAAGCAGCTCATGGCCTGGAACCAAGCAGAGAATGCTCGGCAGCAGGCACTGAG GATCTCCAGGTTTCAGCGGCAAGAGCAGGAGCAGGAGCGGCTTCGGGCACAGGAGGAGATGCAGAAGGCCCAAGAAATGGAAGCTTTTCTCCGcgagaaggagaaagaagttcTGCAGTTGCAG GAAGATGCAAAAACTTTCATTACTAAGGATAACTTAGAGGAGAAGATTGAAGCCGCCCTCAACAATCCTCAGAACTACAATTGGGCCCTTACCAAGGAGGGCCATGTGATTCGACCCCCCCGTGGGACTTAG
- the LOC141547962 gene encoding oxytocin-neurophysin 1-like gives MGGPGSPQRLAARARPGLACCYLLALLALASACYIQNCPIRGKRSAPDMDVRECLPCGPGSKGRCFGPSICCGEELGCYVGTAQSLRCQEEHYLTSPCQSGQKPCGSGGRCAAAGICCSSDGCGLDPVCDPDPTFS, from the exons ATGGGCGGCCCCGGCTCCCCTCAGCGCCTCGCGGCCCGCGCCCGTCCGGGCCTCGCCTGCTGCTACCTCCTCGCTCTCCTGGCCCTGGCCTCCGCCTGCTACATCCAGAACTGCCCCATCCGCGGGAAGCGCTCGGCGCCGGACATGGACGTGCGCGAG TGCCTCCCCTGCGGCCCCGGAAGCAAAGGGCGCTGCTTCGGCCCCAGCATCTGCTGCGGGGAAGAGCTCGGCTGTTACGTGGGCACCGCCCAGAGCCTGAGGTGCCAGGAGGAGCACTACCTGACCTCCCCGTGCCAGTCTGGCCAGAAACCCTGCGGGAGCGGAGGGCGCTGTGCGGCCGCCGGGATCTGCTGCAGCAGCG ATGGCTGTGGGCTAGACCCTGTCTGTGACCCGGACCCCACATTCTCCTAG